From Gossypium raimondii isolate GPD5lz chromosome 11, ASM2569854v1, whole genome shotgun sequence:
cttaatctctttatttttcatctattttcattttagaattttatccTTCATCTCTTCAATTCCAGAAAGTTGCCTTTctctttaatattttactatgaaaagttaaaatcagAAGAAATCTCTAggttaaaaacttaaaactgcCATACTCAACTGACCGACTTAATTATAATGCTAATACCATAACCATAAATTTCCCAAAAGACCGAAAACCTAAGACATACCCTAAAGTAATTTATCATAAGGCGACGAGTACTCACCTCATTAAATGGAGGCGGCTGCGAAAGCATTGAACCGATTGCAGTCGAAGCCGCACCCACACTGTGGAGACTCGTAAAAGTTATCAATAGGGAAGTTAGCGGAGGCGATCCCTACGGAGAATTCCATCTCGTCCCCATCATGGATGACTTGGACGATGTCAAGCCAGAAGAAGAGAACCTTAACGCTCACACCTTTCAAGTTTGTGATCCTGCCTGGGGAGATCACTCCTTGTATGGTGGACTTGTAACTCAGTTCGTAGGAGTCAATTTTGAAGTTGCAGGTTCCCTGCAAATGAGCTGAAAACTCACCCGTGCCTCTATTCAATTCGTACCCACTCACGCCCTTGGGAAGGATGCCTGCTGGGAAGTCGTACTGTTGAAGAACTTGATATGCCGATAGCTTATCGTTGGCTGAAGCCAATGAAGCTGGAAGGGAGACTAGAATCAGGAAGATTACGCTTCGCAACGCCATGGCGAAGAAAGAAGTTTCTTAATGGGATTGAGTGGGGGGAAATAAAGTTAACAAAGTCAGATGTGGCTGCTGCTGAGTTAAAGTTGGTGCACcgaaatctaattaaaatttatttgagggAAATCGTATATATCTTTTGTCAGGATGGTCAAGGATGATGATGATCTTAATCATACACGCAACTAGTAAGAAAGACACAAAAGCCGCCAGCCACCAGATTTTTCTTCTTAGCCTTACTAAATTTGTTTACTTAAATTAAGGCCCTGAACTATAGgaataatcaaatttgattgaGCCGATGCTGTTTGCGTCTATGCAAACGCATGTGCATTTACTCAGCAGAAGGTGACGTCTCAAAGAAAGATAGGGAAAACATTCAATTTGGGTGAATAAAACACTTGATGAACTTCGTTGTCATGGggtaaaatataaaagcattgcAAACTACTTCCAAAATATACTAATTAGTAGTAAATCTAATTGTAGTGATCTCCTGATGAAATTAAAGTCTACCAACTTTGTTGGctgtttgattaaaataaatgaacataTGTGGGTGAGGAAGTTAAACGAGGCCCTTTAAAATACACTGCGTGGCTGAAAAAATAGGTTGCCTTTAGGGCCCGAAAACTTGGGTTCTGgaataagaaaggtcaaagggACAATCTTAGAGACGCAAACGTTGGGGCAAAGTTGGATGCTTTCGTTGCACATACTTGAGAGGCAAAAACCTGTGGCCGTGATCGACATTATATACACAtgcatataatttatatgttatggGCTCCGATGACGGATCGGTAGCAGGCTAGCACGGTTTCTTTTTCCTTggaatataaaattcaaaattaccaAAAGACAAAAGATGGTAGAGACAACAGaagtgaaatataaaatatccaaGACAAAATAGTTTTGCACCTGAATAGCCCTCAGGTCAACAGGAACTCCAAGTTTTTCGGTCATCATAGGCTTTTAGGACTTCAGATTCTATTGACtaacaaaaagacaaaaagcgGAAAAATACCAAGCCGATTTTATATGTTTACCTTGTATCATAGGAATATCTCCCCCTTGGAGAAGACACACTGGCACAATTTATACTGTATATTACCTAGACTCATCAGATGAGAGTACCACATCTAACATAGTCATGCTCAATATTTTTCATACATTTGAAAGACTATATCCCCATACCTATTCCAAATATATGCCGAAACATGTAATTTACGGTAAATCAAGAGTCCAGGTAGCGTACATTACAGTTCTTAATACAATATATGATTACTATCAGTATGTTGTGCAATGCCAATGATTGAAGCTTCATTCCATATCCCTCCAAAGCTTCTTTTTTATTGCTACATTACAAATGATGCCAATAAGCTCTACAACTATCATATTTCAGGTGGTGTTTTTATATTCATGCTGCCTTCCCTCTTCTGGTTCTCTTTTTTCTCCTGCAGCCACATTTAATCAATCTATCTAGCCTTTCTATTCAATTAAGCTCAGcataaaagcaatttttttgtTGTCTTACAAACAACACAGATAGCATCATTATCAAATTTCAGCCACTCTCAAGTATAACCAATTTCTTAGCCAATCAATCTACATTGTAACACAAAGCTAACTCCCATAAAATTTATCCCAATGCACACATTTACAGacttaaatatgtatatatgtatgcattcaaCAAATACATAACTATATGCATGCAATCAGCTATGTTCTTTGAAAGCTACTACTAGATCAAGCATTGCCCCAATACTATAGGCTGCCATCCAATAGAGAGGAAAAAATACAAGCAAAGAACCCAGCTTTTTACTTGGACATATGGTGAAATGTGCTCATGCAACTGGTAAGAAAAAATCAGTCATGGCCCAAAAAAGAATTTCATAGAACTGAtagtaaaatcaaaatgaatgatACATACAAGCAAAATTTTCAACTGACATCTATTGATTTAATACAACCAGGTAAAGAGGCAGACAACCATCTGATATCTATGAAGCAAATAAACTAGCAATATACTGGATATCAGCAATTGCAACCAACAAAGGCAACAGGCAAAAGAACATAGACATACATACACCTCCTCCAGGCCAAATTAGCTCACATCCCGGAGTCTTTTTATCAATGCATCCAAAGATTTCTTCTTTGAATTCTGCTTGGCACCCCTGCTCCCAAAGGTACCAAATAGCCGATCTGAAGGGTCCCTTAACTTCTCTGAGATTGTCATAACTTTCCTGTAGTCCAGGGCATTGTAACTCCTCTCTCTAATTACCGGATTCAGAAAATTCTCTGGATGACTGCTCAAAAGCAAATTGACCAACTGCCTTGACTCTGCAAGTGCATTTTTCAACTGATTTGCATCCCCTTCAGAAAACAGAGGCGCCAGGTTATCTGCAAAAGATTCTAACAAGCGAATATCTACATCAAGCCCTATAATAGCATTTACATTAAACCTCTTAACTAAATCCCCAAGTAAAGTATCAACAATCTTCTCTGATATGTGAGAAAGAACATCTTGTAGAACTCTTTTAAGAACTTGAGGTGGCAATATCTGTTGTGCAGTAGAAACCAGAGTCTCCAAATATATTAGGACCTCATTCACATATTCATTACCACCCTGTGAAGGTTCATCGGTCATCCAGTTCACATTCTCAATCAATGTCATGAAACCATCAACCTTTGTCTTAAGCATCCCGGAAAGCATTTCTTCTGCAGCATCGCGGGATTTGTTAAGAGGAAACTGCCTCTTACCTTTTTCTACCATTCTCAAAGGAATGCCTGAAAGCTGTGCAGCATGACGAAAGAAGAAATCACAAGCACGCTCAAAAACAGCCATATTTGCTGCAACCTGCATTGCCTGAGAAACCCCATGGACAGATGAACTAATAAGCTTCAAAAGAGCCCCATCTAAAACCTCGCTCAGAAGCCGGTCTAAATACTTCTTAACATTGTAGAAATCCAACTGCTCACCATAAGACATAAAACTAACAGAATCTTCAATAAAAGATCTCACAATCCGACAACAATCAGGCACAGTAGATGAAAATGGTGCTACATAAGGAAATGCTGGAATAATATCCGATGTTTGTATCTGGAAAGATAGAACATTCATTGAATACTCATACTCCTTCTTCATCAACATCTGCTCAAATTTATCAGCAGCCAATGCTTCTGAAATCTGCTTCCGGCAATCAGACAACAACAACTCATGGTACTTATCCCTGTGCTTACTCAAAACATCTAGCAATGCACCAACAGTGTAGCCATACCTCCGCAAAGTAACTCCTAACAAACTCACATAATCCTTAATCAGTAACAAGTGATTGGCAGTCTGCATCCTAGAAAACTGATCCTCTAAGACAGAGCACATTTTACTAACAGCAGTCTCCCACAAATTCTCAACCTCCGTTTTCGAAATTAAACCCCCTCCAGTCCTTAAAATTCGATCTTCTACTATAAAAAACCCCGCAATTTGGGCAAAAAATGTTTGATGAGACTCGAGAAACGGAGTCATAGAAGATACTTGAAAATCCGACGTTAATTGAAGCTTCCTATTCTCAAAGTAATACTGCTTAAATCGATCTTCGAGTCCCAAAGTTTGATGAATATGATAAGCTCTATAAAGAGGAGTCAAGTCAAACCCTAACACGCTGTTATTACCGTAACTATAACCTTCGTTCTCATACCCTCCAagtccttcttcttcttcatcatcttctaAAGCATAAACGCAATCTCTCAAGCTGAGTCGACTCTGTTCCTCGGCTTGCCTTTGCTTAGTTCTCAGATCCTCTGCACGTTGCCTAGCAGCTGAGGCTTGTCCGATTGCTAATTGCCCTAAATTGCGACTCACCACGCGAATCTCCACGAGCCAATCGCCGAACTCTTTGCTGATTTTTCTCTCGATATGAGATCGAATCTCTGGAATCTTGCTCTCTAGCATCTTTTTTAAAGTAGACGATGGCGTTTTGTCTTGGAAGTCGTTCTCAATCGAGTCTAAGCATTTCAAGGCCATGTAGAAACTGCCGTTTGAGAGGTGATGATTAGCTCTTGAGCAGAGCTCCATTAGCTTAATACACAAAGTCACCGATTGCAAAGCGTAGTCCACGTTCTTGGAAACATTTTGTGCTTCGACGAAGGAGTCAAGGGAAGACAAGAGGGGACCGCCAACGGACTGGAGTCTTGAGTTGGAGTCGTAGAGAGAAGATTTGAGAGAATCAACATCGGAGAGAAGAGATCGAAGATCATCGACGGCAAGGATGAAATCTTGGTAGTGAGCCTTGCAAACTTCTTCGATTTCAGATTCTTTTGAACGAGAAAAATGACGGAGGTGGTGGAGAAGGGTTTCAGGCCTACCAGAAGAGAACGCTTTGCGGACGAAAGGACCGAGGTCCTCGCCATTACAGATAGCGGAAGAAATGAGGAGTTGTTCCAGCTTTTCTCCGGAGTCTCCGGCATCGGCGGCGGCCGGCGCCATTTTGCGGCGTGGCCTCGTTgacttcatttcttttaacggtAACGCTGATGGCGCCGTGATGATAGAAAGAGAGAAGCGGGGTTAGGCTGGAGTTGTGAATATCGAGGGTTTATGGACACAGAGGAAAGAAGGGTGATATGTTTTGTTTGATTAGTTTccttgtttctttttgttttcttgacGAGATTGACACTAATGTGATTGAGACCAACGGTATGGGCTTGTTCGTAATTTCCAATTTGCGAAAGGGAATGTTAAAGACTTGTTTGACATTTCCCTCACGTTAAAACGACGGCGTGGCGGCCGGAGAAATGTCTTCAAAGGAAAAAGTAAAGGTAAACAAAATACacttaaataacaaaaaatcaaTTGGAGTTGGACACATCAGACATAGTTCTTCTAAGGCAAGCCAGCTATTGACATTTCcttatatcataaaataattatttcgaTGAATACGATTCTGAAGGGGCACGTCCCAAaaccattttcttttccaatttagttttttcctatatatatattgaaattttaccttaacctttaaaataaaataaaaattatgaataaagaaattacaaattaatatatat
This genomic window contains:
- the LOC105803007 gene encoding exocyst complex component SEC15B; protein product: MKSTRPRRKMAPAAADAGDSGEKLEQLLISSAICNGEDLGPFVRKAFSSGRPETLLHHLRHFSRSKESEIEEVCKAHYQDFILAVDDLRSLLSDVDSLKSSLYDSNSRLQSVGGPLLSSLDSFVEAQNVSKNVDYALQSVTLCIKLMELCSRANHHLSNGSFYMALKCLDSIENDFQDKTPSSTLKKMLESKIPEIRSHIERKISKEFGDWLVEIRVVSRNLGQLAIGQASAARQRAEDLRTKQRQAEEQSRLSLRDCVYALEDDEEEEGLGGYENEGYSYGNNSVLGFDLTPLYRAYHIHQTLGLEDRFKQYYFENRKLQLTSDFQVSSMTPFLESHQTFFAQIAGFFIVEDRILRTGGGLISKTEVENLWETAVSKMCSVLEDQFSRMQTANHLLLIKDYVSLLGVTLRRYGYTVGALLDVLSKHRDKYHELLLSDCRKQISEALAADKFEQMLMKKEYEYSMNVLSFQIQTSDIIPAFPYVAPFSSTVPDCCRIVRSFIEDSVSFMSYGEQLDFYNVKKYLDRLLSEVLDGALLKLISSSVHGVSQAMQVAANMAVFERACDFFFRHAAQLSGIPLRMVEKGKRQFPLNKSRDAAEEMLSGMLKTKVDGFMTLIENVNWMTDEPSQGGNEYVNEVLIYLETLVSTAQQILPPQVLKRVLQDVLSHISEKIVDTLLGDLVKRFNVNAIIGLDVDIRLLESFADNLAPLFSEGDANQLKNALAESRQLVNLLLSSHPENFLNPVIRERSYNALDYRKVMTISEKLRDPSDRLFGTFGSRGAKQNSKKKSLDALIKRLRDVS
- the LOC105803011 gene encoding uncharacterized protein At5g01610 produces the protein MALRSVIFLILVSLPASLASANDKLSAYQVLQQYDFPAGILPKGVSGYELNRGTGEFSAHLQGTCNFKIDSYELSYKSTIQGVISPGRITNLKGVSVKVLFFWLDIVQVIHDGDEMEFSVGIASANFPIDNFYESPQCGCGFDCNRFNAFAAASI